The Oxalobacteraceae bacterium OTU3CINTB1 genome includes a window with the following:
- a CDS encoding outer membrane beta-barrel protein, with protein sequence MATLSLTGAAIDTAVAQESPKAPWLVRVRAVNLNTADKSAPVAGVGASDRITVSDKTIPEFDVSYFFTANLAAELVLTYPQKHNVYLDGTNIGTFKHLPPSLLLQYHFTPDAPLKPYLGAGVNYTTLSKVRLLNGQASLEHDSVGLVVQAGVDYAIDNQWSLNFDVKKAQIRSDVMIGGAKASRVKVDPLMIGVGVGYRF encoded by the coding sequence ATGGCCACCCTGAGCCTGACGGGTGCCGCAATCGATACCGCCGTGGCGCAGGAGTCGCCAAAAGCGCCATGGCTGGTGCGCGTGCGCGCGGTGAACCTGAACACGGCCGACAAGTCGGCCCCGGTCGCCGGCGTCGGCGCGTCGGACCGCATCACCGTCAGCGACAAGACCATCCCCGAATTCGACGTCTCCTACTTCTTCACCGCCAACCTGGCGGCGGAGCTGGTGCTGACCTATCCGCAAAAGCATAACGTCTATCTCGACGGGACCAACATCGGCACCTTCAAGCATCTGCCGCCGTCGCTGCTGTTGCAGTACCACTTCACGCCGGACGCGCCGCTCAAACCCTATCTCGGCGCGGGCGTCAACTACACCACCTTGTCCAAGGTGCGCCTGCTTAACGGCCAGGCCAGCCTGGAACACGACAGCGTCGGACTGGTGGTGCAGGCGGGCGTCGACTACGCCATCGACAACCAATGGTCGCTCAACTTCGACGTCAAGAAAGCGCAGATCCGCAGCGACGTCATGATCGGTGGCGCCAAGGCCAGTCGCGTCAAGGTCGATCCGCTGATGATCGGCGTGGGTGTCGGCTATCGGTTTTAA
- a CDS encoding LysR family transcriptional regulator, with protein METLSNLESFVRSAESSSFSAAARRLALTPAAVSRNVAQLERNLGVRLFQRTTRGLTLTEAGERFLNSVGAGLDGIQGAIAEVTAKAGEPAGVLKLSMAPGFGCRHVLPLMPAFMARYPALTLDVHVENRRVDLVAGGFDAAIGGGFQLAPGVVARELMPVHGVLVASPAYLKGCKPPVTPTDLADLDAIVMRSPQSGRAKSWEMRDRAGDGMSAVLRPRVFLNDPDAIRTAALLGMGVAMLAMTDLGTHLDSGELQRVLPDWYLDIGAISLYFTSQKLMPAKTRAFVDFMTEAFREQKMAERYSAV; from the coding sequence TTGGAAACCCTGTCCAACCTTGAATCCTTCGTCCGCAGCGCGGAGTCGTCCAGCTTTTCGGCGGCGGCGCGTCGCCTGGCGCTGACGCCGGCCGCCGTCAGCCGCAATGTGGCGCAGCTGGAGCGCAACCTCGGCGTGCGGCTGTTCCAGCGCACCACGCGCGGGCTGACCCTGACCGAGGCCGGCGAGCGGTTCCTCAATTCCGTCGGCGCGGGGCTGGACGGCATCCAGGGCGCGATCGCGGAGGTCACGGCCAAGGCGGGCGAGCCGGCCGGCGTGCTGAAACTGAGCATGGCGCCGGGCTTCGGGTGCCGTCACGTGTTGCCGCTGATGCCGGCGTTTATGGCGCGCTATCCGGCGCTGACCCTGGACGTCCATGTGGAAAACCGGCGCGTCGATCTGGTAGCCGGCGGCTTCGATGCGGCGATCGGCGGCGGCTTCCAGCTGGCGCCGGGTGTGGTGGCGCGCGAGCTGATGCCGGTGCACGGCGTGCTGGTGGCATCGCCCGCGTATCTGAAGGGATGCAAGCCGCCGGTGACGCCGACGGACCTGGCGGACCTCGACGCGATCGTCATGCGTTCGCCGCAGAGCGGCAGGGCCAAGTCGTGGGAGATGCGCGATCGCGCGGGAGACGGCATGTCGGCGGTGCTGCGGCCGCGCGTGTTCCTGAACGATCCCGATGCGATCCGCACCGCTGCCTTGCTGGGCATGGGCGTGGCGATGCTGGCGATGACCGATCTGGGGACGCATCTGGACAGCGGCGAACTGCAACGCGTGCTGCCCGACTGGTATCTTGATATCGGCGCGATCTCGCTATACTTCACCAGCCAAAAACTGATGCCCGCGAAGACGCGGGCATTCGTGGATTTTATGACGGAAGCGTTCCGCGAACAGAAAATGGCGGAACGCTATTCGGCGGTTTAG
- a CDS encoding NADPH-dependent F420 reductase: MNISIIGAGAIGSAIARNLSKAGIAATIANSRGPESLAALQAELPNIRPVTIEQAAKADVVFLAVQWSRIPEAVRNLPAWNGRIVVDANNAIEAPSFKAVDLGGRASSLVIADLLPGARVVKAFNHLGAALLQSDPQSEGGRRVLFYSGDDADAKKTVGQLIDQLGFAGVDLGTLDGGGRLAQFPGGPLPVLNLVKFG, encoded by the coding sequence ATGAACATCTCCATTATCGGCGCAGGCGCCATCGGTTCCGCCATTGCACGCAACCTGTCCAAAGCCGGCATCGCCGCCACCATCGCCAACAGCCGCGGCCCGGAATCGCTGGCCGCCCTGCAGGCGGAGCTGCCGAACATCCGCCCCGTCACCATCGAGCAGGCGGCCAAGGCCGACGTGGTCTTCCTCGCCGTGCAGTGGAGCCGCATCCCGGAGGCGGTGCGCAATCTGCCCGCCTGGAACGGCCGCATCGTCGTCGACGCCAACAACGCGATCGAAGCGCCGTCGTTCAAAGCGGTGGACCTGGGCGGCCGCGCATCGAGCCTGGTGATCGCCGACCTGCTGCCCGGCGCCCGCGTCGTCAAGGCCTTCAACCATCTGGGCGCCGCGCTGCTGCAAAGCGATCCGCAATCGGAGGGCGGGCGCCGCGTGCTGTTCTACTCGGGCGACGACGCCGACGCCAAAAAAACCGTCGGCCAGTTGATCGACCAACTGGGATTCGCCGGCGTCGATCTGGGCACCCTCGATGGCGGTGGACGTCTGGCGCAGTTCCCCGGCGGCCCGCTGCCGGTGCTGAACCTGGTCAAATTCGGCTAA
- a CDS encoding methyl-accepting chemotaxis protein, producing the protein MTLDHVKIGTRLGAGFAIVLALLVAVLVLGLSSMSRIGSSTQDIIEDKNVKMEAANHMVDSVRDITLHLTNIVVVPSTPEVNAELQKIADARQKYGVSKKILSDRATDEKEKAMLARLDALIADGAAKNNKVIELRKEGEIQDATAYLTQTAGPSLQAVLKILNDIVAHESAEAKQAGEEVAAVLRSSKLLLVGLGVLAVALGAAVAWFITRSITVPLNAAVDLAETVAAGDLSTRIEVTATDETGRLLNALKAMNDSLLNVVGQVRQGTDTITVASNEIAAGNMDLSSRTEQQASSLEETASSMEELTSTVKQNADNARQANTLARSASEVASKGGAIVAQVVDTMGSINASSRKIVDIISVIDGIAFQTNILALNAAVEAARAGEQGRGFAVVASEVRNLAQRSAAAAREIKELISASVANVDDGSKLVNEAGQTMGDIVDSIQRVTDIMGEITSASQEQTMGIEQINVAITQMDEVTQQNAALVEQAAAASQSMQEQAEALARVVGFFKTGAAAPAMRVVAPGTAIMLQTR; encoded by the coding sequence ATGACCCTTGACCACGTAAAAATTGGAACGCGCCTCGGCGCCGGTTTCGCCATCGTTCTGGCGCTCCTGGTGGCCGTTCTGGTGCTGGGGCTGAGCTCAATGAGCCGCATTGGCAGCAGCACGCAAGACATCATCGAAGACAAGAACGTCAAGATGGAAGCGGCCAACCACATGGTCGACAGCGTCCGCGACATCACGCTGCATCTCACCAATATCGTGGTCGTCCCGAGCACGCCGGAAGTCAACGCCGAGCTGCAGAAAATCGCCGACGCGCGCCAGAAGTACGGCGTCTCGAAAAAAATCCTGTCCGACCGCGCCACCGATGAAAAGGAAAAGGCCATGCTGGCCAGGCTGGACGCGCTGATCGCCGACGGCGCGGCAAAAAACAACAAGGTCATCGAGCTACGCAAGGAAGGCGAGATCCAGGACGCCACCGCCTATCTGACGCAGACGGCCGGTCCAAGCCTGCAAGCCGTGCTCAAAATACTGAACGACATCGTCGCCCACGAAAGCGCGGAGGCCAAACAGGCCGGCGAAGAAGTGGCGGCAGTGCTGCGCTCATCGAAGCTGCTGCTGGTGGGCCTGGGCGTGCTGGCCGTGGCGCTGGGCGCGGCGGTGGCCTGGTTCATCACGCGCTCGATCACGGTGCCGCTCAACGCCGCCGTCGACCTGGCCGAGACAGTGGCCGCCGGCGACCTGTCGACCCGTATCGAAGTCACCGCCACCGACGAAACGGGCCGCCTGCTTAACGCGCTCAAGGCCATGAACGACAGCCTGCTCAACGTCGTCGGCCAGGTACGGCAAGGCACGGACACCATCACCGTCGCCTCCAACGAAATCGCCGCCGGTAACATGGACCTGTCCTCGCGCACCGAGCAGCAAGCCAGCTCGCTGGAGGAAACCGCGTCGTCGATGGAGGAGCTCACCTCCACCGTCAAGCAGAACGCCGACAACGCGCGCCAGGCCAACACCCTGGCGCGCAGCGCGTCGGAGGTGGCCAGCAAGGGTGGCGCCATCGTCGCGCAGGTGGTCGACACCATGGGCTCCATCAACGCCTCGTCGCGCAAGATCGTCGACATCATCTCGGTCATCGACGGCATCGCCTTCCAGACCAACATCCTCGCGCTGAACGCGGCGGTGGAGGCGGCGCGCGCCGGCGAGCAGGGTCGCGGCTTCGCGGTCGTGGCGTCGGAGGTGCGCAACCTGGCGCAACGCTCGGCGGCGGCGGCCAGGGAAATCAAGGAATTGATCTCGGCCTCGGTGGCCAACGTCGACGACGGCTCCAAGCTGGTCAACGAAGCCGGGCAAACCATGGGCGACATCGTCGACAGCATCCAGCGCGTGACCGACATCATGGGCGAGATCACCTCGGCCAGCCAGGAGCAGACGATGGGTATCGAACAAATCAACGTCGCCATCACGCAGATGGACGAGGTCACGCAGCAGAACGCCGCGCTGGTCGAGCAGGCGGCGGCCGCGTCGCAGAGCATGCAGGAGCAGGCGGAGGCGCTGGCCAGGGTGGTCGGTTTCTTCAAAACGGGCGCGGCGGCGCCGGCCATGCGCGTGGTGGCGCCGGGGACGGCTATAATGTTGCAAACCCGATAG
- a CDS encoding methyl-accepting chemotaxis protein — protein sequence MNKLSFQQKLWVPLICSLLCITAIFLYETIQARTLRIEERSNELRHIDDAGLSIVKQFGDKAANGSMTKEEAQKQAMALIKGLRYGKDGYITITSGTVSLMNPFKAENDGKDMVDFKDPNGTYLYRDIQAAGASPDGAGFVRYWWIRPNTTTPVPKLSRVVHYAPWNWDLTTGVYIDDVDAAFRASLLKSAGLLAGVCLLLWTIVSLVNKSLRHTIGGDPDYVSKVALQIAGGDLSSPIKTHATDDASILFAMKSMQERLAETIGEIRRSADTIATASGEIASGNMDLSARTESQASSLEETAASMEELTSTVTQNADNAVQANQLVMSASAVAEKGGKVVSQVVQTMDTINASATRIVDIISVIDGIAFQTNILALNAAVEAARAGEQGRGFAVVASEVRNLAQRSAGAAKEIKELINASVDSISAGSALVAEAGTTMDQVVASVSRVTQIMSAITAASSEQSTGIGHVNTAITEMDSVTQQNAALVEQAAAAAGSMQEQAGNLAELVSRFKLSGDQPQSVASHQPRPAARPAPRRMALSR from the coding sequence ATGAACAAATTGTCTTTCCAGCAGAAGCTTTGGGTGCCGCTCATTTGCAGCCTGCTCTGCATCACCGCGATTTTCCTGTATGAGACGATCCAGGCGCGCACGCTGCGCATCGAAGAACGCAGCAACGAATTGCGCCACATCGACGACGCCGGCCTGAGCATCGTCAAGCAGTTCGGCGACAAGGCCGCCAACGGCAGCATGACCAAGGAAGAGGCGCAAAAGCAAGCGATGGCGCTAATCAAGGGCCTGCGCTACGGCAAGGACGGCTACATCACCATCACCAGCGGCACCGTGTCCCTGATGAATCCGTTCAAGGCGGAAAACGACGGCAAGGACATGGTCGATTTCAAGGACCCGAACGGTACCTATCTGTACCGCGACATCCAGGCCGCCGGCGCCTCGCCGGACGGCGCGGGCTTCGTGCGCTACTGGTGGATACGGCCGAACACCACCACGCCGGTGCCCAAGCTGAGCCGCGTAGTGCACTACGCGCCGTGGAACTGGGACCTGACCACCGGCGTCTACATTGATGACGTCGACGCCGCCTTCCGCGCCTCGCTGCTCAAATCGGCCGGCTTGCTGGCCGGCGTATGCCTGTTACTCTGGACCATCGTCAGCCTGGTCAACAAGAGCCTGCGCCACACCATCGGCGGCGACCCCGACTACGTCAGCAAGGTGGCGCTGCAGATCGCCGGCGGCGACCTGAGCTCGCCGATCAAGACCCATGCCACCGACGACGCCAGCATCCTGTTCGCGATGAAGTCGATGCAGGAGCGGCTGGCCGAGACCATCGGCGAGATCCGCCGCAGCGCCGACACCATCGCCACCGCGTCGGGCGAGATCGCCTCTGGCAATATGGATTTGTCGGCCCGCACCGAATCGCAGGCCAGCTCGCTGGAGGAGACGGCCGCGTCGATGGAGGAATTGACCTCGACCGTGACCCAGAACGCCGACAACGCGGTGCAGGCCAACCAGCTGGTCATGTCGGCCTCGGCGGTCGCGGAAAAAGGCGGCAAGGTGGTCTCGCAGGTGGTGCAGACGATGGACACGATCAACGCCTCGGCGACGCGGATCGTCGACATCATCAGCGTGATCGACGGCATCGCGTTCCAGACCAACATCCTGGCGTTGAACGCGGCGGTCGAAGCGGCGCGCGCGGGCGAGCAGGGCCGCGGCTTCGCGGTGGTGGCGTCCGAGGTGCGCAACCTGGCGCAGCGTTCGGCCGGCGCGGCCAAGGAGATCAAGGAGCTGATCAACGCTTCGGTCGACAGCATCAGCGCCGGCAGCGCGCTGGTGGCCGAAGCCGGCACGACGATGGACCAGGTGGTGGCCAGCGTCTCGCGCGTGACGCAGATCATGTCGGCGATCACGGCCGCGTCGAGCGAGCAGAGCACGGGGATCGGCCATGTGAACACGGCGATCACGGAGATGGATTCGGTCACGCAGCAGAACGCGGCGCTGGTGGAGCAGGCGGCCGCCGCGGCGGGCAGCATGCAGGAGCAGGCCGGCAATCTGGCCGAGCTGGTGAGCCGGTTCAAGTTGAGCGGCGATCAACCGCAGAGCGTGGCCAGCCATCAGCCGCGTCCGGCGGCCAGGCCGGCGCCGCGCCGGATGGCGCTGTCACGCTGA
- a CDS encoding DUF4148 domain-containing protein, which translates to MNVKSIIASVSLLVAAGAAFAQGPSGQLTREQVIAETVAARAAGQLDQNEATLNAALFNAPASTLTREEVKAQTLAARNAGELDRNEAYDDAAYMAPRAKNANVKAQMAAKTVKGGTTQ; encoded by the coding sequence ATGAACGTCAAATCCATCATCGCATCGGTTTCCCTGCTGGTTGCCGCCGGCGCCGCCTTCGCCCAAGGACCATCGGGCCAGCTGACCCGCGAACAGGTCATCGCCGAGACCGTCGCCGCCCGCGCCGCCGGCCAGCTGGACCAGAACGAAGCCACCCTGAACGCCGCGCTGTTCAACGCACCGGCCAGCACGCTGACCAGGGAAGAAGTGAAAGCCCAGACCCTTGCCGCCCGCAACGCCGGTGAGCTGGACCGCAACGAGGCTTATGACGACGCCGCCTATATGGCGCCGCGCGCCAAAAACGCCAACGTAAAGGCGCAAATGGCTGCGAAAACCGTCAAAGGCGGCACCACGCAATAA
- a CDS encoding aldo/keto reductase, producing MQTRKLGRTGPQVSQLGLGLMGMSDLYGPADRAESLATIHAALDAGVTLLDTGDFYGMGHNELLLSEALQAGGRDNVNISVKFGAMRDPAGNWIGYDARPAAVKSFAAYSLKRLGVAHIDIYRPARLDPAVPIEDTVGAIAELVKAGHVRHIGLSEVGSETLRRAHAVHPISDLQIEYSMISRGLEDGILQTCRELGIGITAYGVLSRGLISGHWSKQRAGEADFRGLASPRFQGENLDHNLGLVEKVRAIADELGVSVAQVAIAWVAAQGEDIVPLVGARTRARLTEALGANAVRLSPADLARLAQAVPADAAAGDRYNAHASVALDSEKR from the coding sequence ATGCAAACACGCAAACTTGGCCGCACCGGCCCGCAAGTCTCGCAACTGGGCCTGGGACTGATGGGCATGTCCGATCTGTACGGCCCGGCCGACCGCGCCGAAAGCCTGGCCACCATCCACGCCGCGCTGGACGCCGGGGTCACCCTGCTCGACACCGGCGATTTCTACGGCATGGGCCACAACGAGTTGCTGCTGAGCGAGGCGCTGCAAGCCGGCGGCCGCGACAACGTCAACATCAGCGTCAAATTCGGCGCGATGCGCGATCCGGCCGGCAACTGGATCGGCTACGACGCGCGGCCGGCGGCCGTGAAGAGCTTCGCCGCCTACAGCCTCAAGCGGCTGGGTGTGGCGCACATCGACATTTACCGGCCGGCGCGGCTGGACCCGGCGGTGCCGATCGAGGACACCGTCGGCGCCATCGCCGAGCTGGTCAAAGCGGGCCACGTGCGCCACATCGGCCTGTCCGAAGTCGGCAGCGAGACCCTGCGCCGCGCCCACGCCGTCCATCCGATCAGCGATCTGCAAATCGAATATTCGATGATCTCGCGCGGCCTCGAGGACGGCATCCTGCAAACCTGCCGCGAACTGGGCATCGGCATCACCGCCTATGGCGTGTTGTCGCGCGGCCTGATCAGCGGGCACTGGAGCAAGCAGCGCGCCGGGGAGGCCGATTTCCGTGGCCTGGCCAGCCCGCGCTTCCAGGGCGAGAACCTGGACCACAACCTGGGGCTGGTGGAGAAAGTGCGCGCCATCGCCGACGAGCTGGGCGTGTCGGTGGCGCAGGTGGCGATCGCGTGGGTGGCGGCGCAGGGCGAGGACATCGTGCCGCTGGTGGGCGCCCGCACCCGCGCCCGCCTGACGGAGGCGCTGGGCGCCAACGCGGTGCGGCTGTCGCCGGCCGACTTGGCCCGGCTGGCCCAGGCGGTGCCCGCCGATGCGGCCGCCGGCGACCGCTACAACGCCCATGCGTCCGTTGCGCTAGACAGCGAAAAGCGCTGA
- a CDS encoding LysR family transcriptional regulator has product MDQFKVMQIFRAVADCKSFTQAAERLNLPKPTVTNAVQAIEQQLGVRLLQRTTRKVSLTAEGAQYLERCTALLNDLEDMNGLFAGDGRLLSGTVRVELPERLAHLIVIPALPDFLQRHPGIQVRLGSGDRFADLVGEGIDCAVRGGTLRDSTLVARRIGNLQQVNLASPAYLQRHGRPQTLDDLQHHYAVNFFSSQTGRDMDWEYVDAEGAGRTLAMRSQVSVSGTEAYIAACVAGLGLIQLPSQTIIPLLASGALEEVLPAWRPAPMPINIVYSHNRHLSPRVRMFVDWLISVIEQQNVSE; this is encoded by the coding sequence ATGGATCAGTTCAAGGTGATGCAGATCTTCCGGGCGGTGGCCGACTGCAAAAGCTTCACGCAGGCGGCCGAGCGGCTCAACCTGCCCAAGCCCACCGTCACCAACGCCGTGCAGGCCATCGAACAGCAGCTGGGCGTGCGACTGCTCCAGCGCACCACGCGCAAGGTCAGCCTCACGGCCGAGGGCGCGCAATATCTGGAGCGCTGCACCGCCCTGCTCAACGACCTGGAGGACATGAACGGCCTGTTCGCCGGCGACGGCCGCCTGCTCAGCGGCACGGTGCGGGTCGAACTGCCGGAACGGTTGGCGCACCTGATCGTCATTCCCGCGCTGCCGGATTTCCTCCAGCGCCACCCGGGCATCCAGGTGCGGCTCGGCTCCGGCGACCGCTTTGCCGATCTGGTCGGCGAAGGCATCGATTGCGCCGTGCGCGGCGGCACCTTGCGCGACTCCACCCTGGTGGCGCGGCGCATCGGCAATTTGCAACAGGTCAACCTGGCCTCCCCGGCCTATCTGCAACGCCACGGCCGCCCGCAAACACTGGACGATTTACAACACCACTACGCGGTTAATTTCTTCTCCAGCCAGACCGGCCGCGACATGGACTGGGAATACGTCGATGCGGAGGGCGCCGGGCGCACGCTGGCGATGCGCAGCCAGGTCTCCGTCAGCGGTACCGAGGCGTATATCGCCGCCTGTGTCGCCGGCCTGGGCCTGATCCAGCTGCCAAGCCAGACCATCATCCCGCTGCTCGCGTCGGGTGCGCTGGAGGAAGTGCTGCCGGCGTGGCGGCCCGCGCCGATGCCCATCAACATCGTCTATTCGCACAATCGCCACCTGTCGCCCAGGGTGCGGATGTTTGTAGACTGGTTAATTAGTGTCATTGAGCAACAAAATGTGTCAGAATGA
- a CDS encoding M28 family peptidase has product MKLLLSTALLAAYSCASVAAAPQAPGTATAKMLHSAQQRIDAASWLEHVTTLSSDDFEGRAPGTRGEQLTIDYLQQQFRKLGLEPGNPDGTYLQQVPTVGISSHPTMSYVAKDGPATQLIFGDDYVAWSARAERQIDVTDSELVFVGYGVQAPEYRWDDYKGADLKGKTLVMLINDPPLPDPKQPKRLDPAVFGGAAMTYYGRWAYKYEMAAKMGAAGALIVHEAKAAAYPYEVVRNSWSRENFAIFDKAPDPDFPAVPGWLQIDRARDVFKAGGFDFEALKKQALSREFKPVPLGVKISVSELNAWREIASHNVVAKIAGSDPQLKDEVIVYSAHWDHFGIDETLPGPRTQQIFHGALDNAAGVATLLEIAKAYKALPVAPKRTIVFLATTGKERGQLGAKYYTRNPLYPIDKTLVNINLQGMNVWGRTRTVELRGMGQSTADDVVVKVARGQGRTVRPDSNGEYGNFYRGDQIEFAKAGVPVVYLSDSLDFIGKPAGYGREKLMRYSAQQYHTVNDVVDPKWDTRGAVEDIALLFQTGYHIAQNKDVPQWKPNAEFRRKQGSR; this is encoded by the coding sequence ATGAAACTGCTCCTGTCGACGGCGCTGCTGGCTGCCTACTCGTGCGCCAGCGTTGCGGCCGCGCCCCAAGCGCCCGGCACGGCCACGGCCAAGATGCTGCACAGCGCCCAGCAGCGGATCGACGCCGCCAGCTGGCTCGAGCACGTCACCACGCTCTCGTCGGACGACTTCGAGGGGCGCGCGCCGGGCACGCGCGGCGAGCAGCTCACCATCGACTATTTGCAACAGCAGTTCAGGAAGCTGGGCCTGGAGCCTGGCAATCCGGACGGCACGTATTTGCAGCAGGTGCCGACGGTCGGCATCTCCAGCCACCCGACGATGAGCTACGTGGCCAAGGACGGACCGGCCACCCAGCTGATCTTCGGCGACGACTACGTCGCCTGGTCGGCGCGCGCCGAACGGCAAATCGACGTCACCGACTCCGAGCTGGTGTTCGTCGGCTACGGCGTACAGGCGCCGGAATATCGCTGGGACGACTACAAGGGCGCGGACCTGAAAGGCAAGACCCTGGTCATGCTGATCAACGACCCGCCGCTGCCGGACCCCAAGCAACCCAAGCGGCTGGACCCGGCCGTGTTCGGCGGCGCCGCGATGACCTACTACGGCCGCTGGGCCTACAAATATGAAATGGCCGCGAAGATGGGCGCGGCCGGCGCGCTGATCGTGCACGAAGCCAAGGCCGCCGCCTATCCGTACGAAGTCGTGCGCAACAGCTGGAGCCGGGAAAACTTCGCCATCTTCGACAAGGCGCCGGACCCGGACTTTCCGGCCGTGCCCGGATGGCTGCAGATCGACCGCGCGCGCGACGTCTTCAAGGCCGGCGGCTTCGATTTCGAGGCGCTGAAAAAGCAGGCGCTCTCGCGCGAATTCAAGCCGGTGCCGCTGGGTGTCAAAATCAGTGTGAGCGAACTCAACGCCTGGCGCGAGATCGCCTCGCACAATGTCGTGGCGAAGATCGCCGGCTCCGACCCGCAGCTGAAGGACGAAGTCATCGTCTACAGCGCGCACTGGGACCATTTCGGCATCGATGAAACCTTGCCCGGTCCGCGCACGCAGCAGATCTTCCATGGCGCGCTCGACAACGCCGCCGGCGTCGCCACCTTGCTGGAGATCGCCAAGGCCTATAAGGCGTTGCCGGTCGCGCCCAAGCGCACCATCGTGTTCCTGGCGACCACGGGCAAGGAGCGCGGCCAGCTGGGCGCCAAATACTACACGCGCAACCCGCTGTATCCGATCGACAAAACGCTGGTCAACATCAACCTGCAGGGCATGAACGTCTGGGGGCGCACGCGCACCGTGGAATTGCGCGGCATGGGCCAGTCGACGGCCGATGATGTGGTGGTGAAAGTGGCGCGCGGCCAGGGCCGCACGGTGCGTCCGGACAGCAACGGCGAGTACGGCAATTTCTATCGCGGCGACCAGATCGAATTTGCCAAGGCCGGCGTGCCGGTGGTGTATCTCAGCGACAGCCTCGACTTCATCGGCAAGCCGGCCGGCTACGGCCGCGAAAAGCTGATGCGCTACAGCGCGCAGCAATACCACACGGTCAACGACGTGGTCGATCCCAAGTGGGACACGCGCGGCGCGGTGGAGGACATCGCGCTGTTGTTCCAGACCGGCTACCACATCGCGCAAAACAAGGACGTGCCGCAATGGAAGCCGAATGCCGAGTTCCGGCGCAAACAAGGCTCCCGTTAA
- a CDS encoding type II toxin-antitoxin system RelE/ParE family toxin, whose protein sequence is MSDLKPVEFRGSSLDDLRAFPVDARREAGHQIDRVQQGHDPNDWKPMASIGPGVKEIRIRDAAGAFRVIYVAKFAEAIYVLHCFQKKTQQIRKQDIDLAAQRYRELKTELGR, encoded by the coding sequence ATGAGCGATCTAAAGCCTGTGGAGTTTCGAGGAAGTTCCCTAGACGATCTGCGTGCGTTTCCTGTCGATGCGCGGCGCGAAGCGGGCCACCAGATAGATCGAGTTCAACAGGGACATGATCCAAACGACTGGAAGCCCATGGCGAGCATAGGTCCAGGCGTGAAAGAAATTCGGATTCGGGATGCCGCAGGCGCGTTCCGCGTCATTTATGTGGCGAAGTTCGCGGAGGCCATCTACGTGTTGCATTGCTTTCAGAAAAAAACACAGCAAATACGCAAACAGGATATCGATCTGGCGGCGCAACGCTACCGCGAACTCAAAACGGAGTTGGGAAGATGA
- a CDS encoding XRE family transcriptional regulator codes for MTKQQFASVWDAIEDTPVEAENMKLRSHLIVQLQDYIARADLNQTEAAKLFNVTQPRVSDLMRGKINLFAIDALVNMAAAAGLKVEIQLRDAA; via the coding sequence ATGACCAAGCAACAATTTGCTAGCGTTTGGGACGCCATTGAGGACACTCCTGTTGAGGCCGAGAACATGAAATTGCGCTCACACCTCATTGTCCAACTTCAAGACTATATCGCGCGTGCCGATCTCAATCAAACCGAAGCAGCTAAGCTCTTCAACGTCACCCAGCCGCGTGTCTCCGATCTGATGCGCGGCAAAATCAACCTGTTCGCCATCGATGCGTTGGTGAATATGGCGGCTGCGGCTGGTCTAAAGGTTGAAATTCAGTTGCGCGACGCTGCCTGA